TTTGGTCACCGCCTCGCGGATCTGGCCCTGCTCGACCGTCTTCAGGAAGGCGACCTCGATCTCGGTGCCGCCGCGGAAGTCGGTACCGTAGTTCGGCCCCGGGTAGATCATGAGCACGATCGACCCGACCATCAGCACGACGCTGAGGGGGATCCAGAAGCGCCACGCGAGGCGCATGAAGTCGAACGTTCGACCTGGCTTGAAGAACTCCATCTTAGAACTCCGCGCCCACGCTGATCTTGTTGGTCTTGCCGCGGGCCCACCAGTCGAACACGACGCGCGTGCAGAAGACGCCGGTGAAGAAGCTGCAAATCATGCCGATGATGAGGGTGATCGCGAAGCCCTTCACGGGACCCGTTCCGAACTGCGCGAGGATGAGGCCCGTGATGAACACCGTCACGTGGCCGTCGACGATCGACGAGAAGGCCTTGTCGTACCCGGCCTCGATCGCCGCGCGCACGCTGCGCCCGGCGCGGAGCTCCTCGCGGATGCGCTCGTTGATGAGCACGTTCGCGTCGACGGCCATACCGATCGAGAGCGCGAGGCCCGCGATGCCCGGCAGCGACATGGTGCCGCTGAACGAGGCCAAGATCGCCATCTGCAACACGAGGTTGAAGAGCACCGCCGCGTCGGCGATGAGGCCGGCCTTGCGGTAGTAGACGATCATGAACACGAGCACGAGGAGCGAGCCCACGAGCGCGCCCGTGGCTCCCTTGTTGATCGCGTCCTCGCCGAGGGTCGGGCCGATGCGCGAGTCGTTCGACTTGGCGATCGGGGCCGGGAGCGCGCCGGACCGGAGCACGAGCTCGAGCTTCTTCGCGTCGGCGAGCTGGCGCTCGGGGTCGCCCGAGCCGAGCGTGATGCTGGCGCGGCCGCCGCCGATCTTGCCCTTGATGACCGGGGTCGAGTTGACCTTGTCGTCGAGGATGATGGCGAACCTGCGCTGCACGTTGGCGCCCGTCACCTCTTCGAAGCGATCGGCGCCCGCCGGCGAGAACGTGATGGCGACGTAGTACCCGCCGAAGGTCGACTGGGTGTCACGCGCGACCATGGCGTCGGTGATGTAGTCGCCCGTGAGCTCGGCGCGGTTGTGGAGGTACACCGTGCGCCAGCCCTCGTCCTCGGTCTTGCCGGTGTCCGGGTCGTAGCGCGTGATGGGCTCGTAGCTGACGGTGTGGTCGTCAGGAACGTTGAGCGTGCGGACCCAGGCCTTGAGGCGCTCGAGGCACTGGTTCATGGTCTCGCTGTCGCGCTTCATCATGAGCGCGAAGCGGTTCGTGACACGCTTGCCGGGGCCCGCGGGGGCCGGCTCTTCGCGGATCGAGAGGTTCTCGCCCACGGGGAGGGCGTCGTCCTTCATGCGGCCGAAGAAGTCGGCCTCGTCGTCGAGGAGCTTGAACTCGAGGCGAGCGGTCTCGCTCACGGTCTTCTTGATTTCTTCGAACGAGGCGTCGTCGCTGCCGGGGACCTCGATGATGATGTCCTCGTCACGCGTGGTGACGCTCGCCTCGCGGAGGCCCATGCCGTCGACGCGGCGGTTCACGGTCTCTTTGGCTTGGGCGACCGCGCGGTCGCGGATGCGCGACTCTTCTTCGGGGCGGATCTTGAAGCTTACCTTCGCGCCGTCCTTCGCCATCGAGAGCTCCGTGAGGAACTTCTTCGTGAAGCGCTCGTCGATCTTCGACGTGTCCGCCGCGTCCTTGAACTCGAGACGGAGGGCGTTCGTGTCGACGAGCGAGATCTTCACCTTGTCGACGAGCTTCGCCACCTCTTCGCGGGTGACGCGCCCCTCGCCGGTGTGGAAACCGAACGCGGTCGCGAGGTCTTGCCGCATGTCGTCGGCGAAGCGGTCGCGTTTGTCGCGGATGGCCTCCTCGACCTCGACGGTATAGACGAGGCGCATACCTCCTTGGAGGTCGAGCCCCTTCACGATGCCGAACTTGATGTGGTCGCGGACGTAGGCCGGGATCTTCACGCGCGGGGCCTTGGGGGGCTCGCCCGAGGCGCTCGCCGGGATCGAGAGCGTCTCGATCGTGGGCAGGAGCACGATCACGGCGCCGATGGCGACCGTGAAGATGAAGCCCGCCTTGAACCGCCAGCCGGCGTCCATCACGGGGAGCAACATGAAGAGCGCCCATACGGCGATGAGCCCGGAGCCGAACACGGCCCAGAACGCGTCTTCGCGAAAGAAGAAGTAGCCCGCGAGCACCGAGCCGAGGGCGAGGAGGAGGGCGTTGCGTTTCTGGGGGTTCATGAGGTGACGTCGGCTTCCGCGGTCATGCGTGGGAGGGTCCTCTCGGCGAAGCTCACTTCTTGTCGCCCGCGCCGGCCTTCGCTTCTTTGAGGTCCTTCAGGTCTTTGTCTTTCGCGTCGTCGGACTTCTGCGGCTCGGCGGCCTCGAGCGGGCCGAGGGTGCTCGCGAGCACACGAACCGTGGTCCCCGGGGCGATCTTCACCTTGGCGATGCGGTCGTCCATCTCGACGAGCTCGCCGATGAGGCCCGACTGGCTCACCACTTGGTCGCCCTTCTTGAGCTTCTGCCGGGCCTCTTGCTCCTTCTTCTGGCGCCTCGACATGAGGAAGAAGAACGGGATCATGATGAGGAACGGCAGGAACATCATGATGGGGTTGCCCTGCTGCTGCCCTCCACCCGGGCCGGCCGGCGCGCCCTGCGGCTCGGCCACACCGGGCGTTCCGGCCTTCGGGGCGACCTGCTGGAGCGAAGAGAGCGAGGAGAGAGTGTTGAGGCCCATCGTGACGATTTCCTTGTGTTTCTAAGCACTTAGCGAGCCCGTGAGGGCCCGGTCGGAGCGGCGGTCCTGCGCCGTGCGCGAGGCTTTTGCCCGAAAAGCGCGGGACAGAGGGGCCGGGATTAGCCCCAAGTGCCCGCAACGTCAACCAGGGGGCGCGCGGAAAGCGAGGGCTCGCGGCTTCAGGGCATCCGCGCGGTGCGGACGAGGCCCGCGGGCGAGCGCGAGTAGAGCGCCGTGCACGAGGCGTTCGGCACGACGCCGGGCCTGTCCCCGAGGTCGACGAACGTCGTAAAGGGACAGGTGCGGTTCGGCCGGAACGCGGCCTTCGCGACCTTTCGGGCCTCGTCGTAGAAGAAGAGGGTGCGGCCATCGGCCGACATGCCCGTGGGCCGAGGGGCCTCGGCGCCACCTGGCGACATGTTCAGGAGCTCGGCCTGCGGGATGACGGGCACCTGGCGGTAGACCGCGCCGTCCTTGGCGATTTCGGTGAAGGCGAGCTGCCCCACCGACGCCGTGGTCCACGCGAGGAAGAAGCCGCCACCCTCCAGCATCACCGGCGATCGGTAAAGCTGGTCCTCGCCACCAAACTGAAAGCCCGGTCGCCCGGGCACGCCGAAGGGGTCCGTGGGTCGTACGCGGGAGGCGAGGCGCGCGTCCCCCCCGAACGTCGCCAAGAGCTCGAGCCCGTCCTTCGAGAGCGACACGCCGGTCGTGTCGACCGCGAAGCCGAACGCGCGTCCTGCTCCGAACGCCTCCGAGGTCGATGCTCGATCCGCGACGACGAGCGCCGCAGGCCCGGCGTCTTGAGCCTCGTAGTAGGCGACGTGGAGCTCGTCGGCGCTGATGCTGGCGAAGGCCCCCGCAAGCGGCACGACGACCGGGGCCGCCCACACCGCCGCCTTGTCACAGAGCGGAGGGGACGTCTCGGCGCACGGATCACGCTCCGCCGTCGCGTCGCTCGCGTCGGCTGCGTCCACGAGGGGGATGGCGGTGTCGGGGATGGACGCCTCGCTGACGGCCCCGTCGACGGACGGCACGACCGGAGCATCCTCCGAGCAGGCGCCCGAGGCGACCGCGGCGACACCGACCACGAGGAGTGTGAGGGTCCCCGAGGCGGCCCACTTTCGAGCGCGGACCGTGAAGATGGACATGAACGGGTCCTACTCCGAGGCCTCGCACTCGTAGCGCTGCGTCCATGTGTAGAGTGCAGGCGTCAGGAGACCGCCCGTCGCCGGGGTGAAGTCGGCGCTGATGCGGAGCACGCTTTTCGACGTGCGCGGAGGGATCACGTTGGGCGCGGTGTTCGCGTCGATCATCACGCCGCCCATCGGGGTGTCGGGCGTCGCACCTTGTGCAAGATGCACGTTGTACGACGTGGCCGCGCCGACCAACGCGACCGA
The DNA window shown above is from Myxococcales bacterium and carries:
- the yajC gene encoding preprotein translocase subunit YajC; translation: MGLNTLSSLSSLQQVAPKAGTPGVAEPQGAPAGPGGGQQQGNPIMMFLPFLIMIPFFFLMSRRQKKEQEARQKLKKGDQVVSQSGLIGELVEMDDRIAKVKIAPGTTVRVLASTLGPLEAAEPQKSDDAKDKDLKDLKEAKAGAGDKK
- the secD gene encoding protein translocase subunit SecD, coding for MNPQKRNALLLALGSVLAGYFFFREDAFWAVFGSGLIAVWALFMLLPVMDAGWRFKAGFIFTVAIGAVIVLLPTIETLSIPASASGEPPKAPRVKIPAYVRDHIKFGIVKGLDLQGGMRLVYTVEVEEAIRDKRDRFADDMRQDLATAFGFHTGEGRVTREEVAKLVDKVKISLVDTNALRLEFKDAADTSKIDERFTKKFLTELSMAKDGAKVSFKIRPEEESRIRDRAVAQAKETVNRRVDGMGLREASVTTRDEDIIIEVPGSDDASFEEIKKTVSETARLEFKLLDDEADFFGRMKDDALPVGENLSIREEPAPAGPGKRVTNRFALMMKRDSETMNQCLERLKAWVRTLNVPDDHTVSYEPITRYDPDTGKTEDEGWRTVYLHNRAELTGDYITDAMVARDTQSTFGGYYVAITFSPAGADRFEEVTGANVQRRFAIILDDKVNSTPVIKGKIGGGRASITLGSGDPERQLADAKKLELVLRSGALPAPIAKSNDSRIGPTLGEDAINKGATGALVGSLLVLVFMIVYYRKAGLIADAAVLFNLVLQMAILASFSGTMSLPGIAGLALSIGMAVDANVLINERIREELRAGRSVRAAIEAGYDKAFSSIVDGHVTVFITGLILAQFGTGPVKGFAITLIIGMICSFFTGVFCTRVVFDWWARGKTNKISVGAEF